The following proteins are encoded in a genomic region of Fervidobacterium pennivorans DSM 9078:
- the uvrA gene encoding excinuclease ABC subunit UvrA: MDKIIVKGARVHNLKNIDVEIPKNKLVVITGLSGSGKSSLAMDTIFIEGQRRYLESLSTYARQFIGELKKPDVDSIEGLSPTIAIDQKSVSHNPRSTVGTVTEIYDYLRVLYAQIGVPHCPYCGRELQRMSVDEIIIHVQKHFQTKRVIILAPIAREKKGTFKDEFDNFLNKGYTRVEVDGKIYRLDEVPELNKNIRHTINLVIDRLDLSDTDTHRLFQSVELALKEGNGFVLVRSDDDEHLYSEKLSCLSCGFSMPEINPKFFSFNAPYGACPDCHGLGFKLEVDERTLFEEDIPVTQGLRIGHKADGWLPRRIERIVREYGGDPSKPFEQQPEEVKEALLYGTEYFEGLVALVKERYEEYTSEEMREWIVANFFVERTCQTCKGKRLRQEALSVTIKDLSIIEFTELPISKELEIIRALPSELSEKQREAVKELLNEIEKRLDFLEQVGLGYLSLSRNVRTLSGGEAQRIRLATQIGSRLTGVIYVLDEPTIGLHQRDNDRLISMLKGLRDLGNTVLVVEHDEEVIRSADYVVDVGPRAGVNGGQIVYAGTLDGLLKCEKSLTGKYLSGKMKIEVPKYRRKGNGKFIRIVGAKHNNLKNITVEFPLGTFICVTGVSGSGKSSLIIDTLYPAIANKLHKTRYEVGEHDRIEGLENIDKIIAIDQSPIGRTPRSNPATYTKVFDAIRELFAMTPEAKARGYDKGRFSFNVKGGRCEACGGQGVVKIEMMFLPEVYVECEVCKGKRYNSETLEVTYKGKNIADVLDMTVDEALEFFQNIPAIRETLQVLSDVGLGYIKLGQPATTLSGGEAQRVKLASELRKKATGRTLYILDEPTVGLHFDDVKKLIEVLNRLVDKGNTVIVIEHNLDVIKSADYIIDLGPEGGDKGGYVVATGTPEEVAKVESSWTGKYLRMVLSNSNDNTDTIQNLLCCDEGEAS; encoded by the coding sequence ATGGACAAGATAATTGTCAAAGGTGCACGCGTGCATAATTTAAAGAATATTGACGTTGAAATCCCAAAGAATAAGCTTGTTGTTATCACTGGGTTGTCTGGTTCTGGAAAAAGTTCGCTTGCAATGGATACTATTTTTATCGAAGGACAAAGACGCTATTTGGAAAGCCTTTCTACCTATGCAAGACAATTCATAGGCGAGCTAAAAAAGCCCGATGTGGATAGTATCGAAGGGCTTTCTCCAACTATAGCAATTGACCAAAAGAGCGTATCTCACAATCCAAGGTCCACCGTTGGAACCGTTACTGAAATTTACGACTATCTGCGCGTGTTGTATGCGCAGATAGGTGTACCACACTGCCCTTATTGTGGTAGAGAGCTTCAAAGGATGTCAGTGGATGAAATTATAATACACGTACAAAAGCATTTTCAAACCAAGCGTGTTATCATACTAGCACCTATCGCACGGGAAAAGAAAGGTACATTTAAAGACGAATTCGATAATTTTCTCAACAAAGGTTACACAAGGGTTGAGGTTGATGGAAAGATATACAGACTCGACGAAGTTCCGGAATTAAATAAAAATATCAGACACACGATAAATCTGGTTATCGATAGGTTGGACCTGTCCGATACCGACACACATAGGTTGTTCCAATCCGTTGAACTTGCCCTCAAAGAGGGTAACGGTTTTGTTTTGGTAAGATCCGATGACGATGAACACCTTTATTCGGAAAAGCTTTCATGTCTTTCCTGTGGTTTTTCAATGCCTGAGATAAATCCTAAGTTCTTTTCGTTCAACGCACCGTACGGTGCTTGCCCTGACTGCCACGGATTGGGTTTCAAACTCGAAGTTGATGAACGCACGCTTTTCGAAGAGGATATTCCCGTTACCCAAGGCTTAAGAATAGGACATAAAGCTGACGGATGGCTTCCTAGAAGAATCGAAAGAATTGTTCGAGAATACGGTGGAGACCCTTCCAAACCTTTTGAGCAACAACCCGAAGAGGTTAAAGAGGCGCTTTTATACGGAACTGAGTATTTTGAAGGATTAGTTGCCCTTGTAAAGGAACGATACGAGGAATACACTTCAGAAGAAATGCGTGAATGGATAGTTGCGAACTTTTTCGTGGAACGCACCTGTCAAACATGTAAAGGCAAAAGATTACGTCAGGAAGCTTTGAGCGTCACGATAAAGGACCTAAGCATCATCGAGTTTACAGAGCTTCCTATATCAAAAGAATTGGAAATCATTAGGGCGTTGCCATCAGAACTTTCAGAAAAGCAAAGAGAAGCTGTAAAGGAGTTGTTAAACGAGATAGAGAAACGCTTAGATTTCTTGGAACAAGTTGGATTGGGTTATCTTAGCCTTTCAAGAAATGTGCGCACACTCTCGGGAGGAGAAGCCCAAAGAATCAGGCTCGCGACACAAATAGGCTCAAGACTGACTGGCGTAATCTATGTGCTCGATGAACCGACCATCGGATTGCATCAAAGAGATAACGACAGGTTGATATCTATGCTCAAAGGACTGAGAGATTTGGGAAACACCGTACTTGTCGTTGAACACGATGAAGAGGTTATACGGAGCGCGGATTACGTGGTAGATGTGGGACCTCGAGCAGGTGTAAATGGCGGGCAGATTGTTTATGCTGGAACGTTGGATGGTCTTTTGAAATGCGAAAAATCGCTTACGGGAAAGTATCTTTCTGGAAAAATGAAGATAGAGGTACCTAAGTATCGAAGAAAAGGAAACGGGAAGTTTATACGGATTGTTGGTGCAAAGCATAACAATTTGAAGAATATTACTGTTGAGTTTCCACTTGGAACTTTCATATGCGTTACCGGTGTGAGCGGTTCAGGTAAAAGTTCGTTGATTATTGACACACTTTATCCTGCTATAGCGAATAAACTTCACAAAACTCGATACGAAGTTGGGGAACACGATAGGATAGAAGGACTTGAAAATATCGACAAAATCATTGCCATCGACCAATCACCAATTGGTAGAACACCGCGTAGTAATCCTGCCACATACACCAAAGTTTTTGATGCAATTAGGGAGTTGTTCGCTATGACTCCGGAAGCGAAAGCACGTGGTTATGATAAAGGAAGGTTCAGTTTTAATGTTAAAGGTGGAAGGTGTGAAGCTTGTGGAGGACAAGGTGTTGTAAAGATTGAGATGATGTTCTTGCCGGAAGTCTACGTGGAATGTGAGGTATGTAAAGGTAAAAGGTACAACTCGGAAACTTTGGAAGTCACGTACAAAGGGAAAAATATCGCAGATGTTTTAGACATGACTGTCGATGAGGCGCTTGAATTTTTCCAAAATATTCCAGCGATTAGAGAAACGTTGCAAGTTCTATCAGATGTCGGACTCGGTTACATCAAATTAGGTCAGCCGGCAACAACGCTTTCCGGCGGAGAGGCTCAAAGAGTTAAGCTTGCTTCTGAATTAAGAAAAAAAGCTACAGGAAGAACATTGTACATATTGGACGAACCAACCGTCGGACTACACTTTGATGATGTAAAGAAGTTAATAGAAGTTCTTAATAGACTTGTCGATAAAGGAAATACCGTGATTGTTATCGAACATAATTTGGATGTTATAAAGTCTGCTGACTATATAATAGACCTAGGACCCGAGGGTGGAGATAAAGGCGGATACGTCGTTGCAACAGGCACGCCAGAAGAAGTCGCAAAAGTTGAAAGTTCATGGACTGGAAAATACTTAAG
- the mgtE gene encoding magnesium transporter — MKVKIQIDIRKLIERGDFRTLKMLLEDQDPNVIYEMIEELETSEKAVVFRLLNKDLAAEVFSKLEPDEQYELVKMLTDDEIKSIFKNMDPSDRAELLDELPADVVTKLLSFLPKSEREQTLEVLNYPENSAGRLMSPYFIYVTKSMTVQKALDKVRKFGKDAETIYTIFVVEEDRTLIGTVKLEDLLFAEPDTLIEEIYTPDPIYVKTNTDQEEVAELMKKYDLNAIPVVDNDMRLVGIITIDDIVDVIDEEATEDIHKMAGMSVTTTSYFHTSPLIFIKNRLPWLLGLLLLQSISAYIISSFESVIAAVPILAAFMATMVDAGGNVGGQSSTLIIRSMALGDVELKDWWKVLLREIYVGLILGSILSAVLFVRGFMISHDVMVNVSAAISLLIIIIFANVVGAMLPFLGKLMRIDPAVMAGPLITTVADLGGMWIYFTVVTHILGIK, encoded by the coding sequence ATGAAGGTAAAAATCCAGATCGATATCCGCAAGCTCATCGAACGCGGTGATTTTCGAACACTGAAAATGCTACTCGAAGACCAAGATCCAAACGTGATCTACGAAATGATCGAAGAGCTCGAAACCTCAGAAAAAGCTGTAGTATTCCGCCTTCTGAACAAAGATCTTGCTGCGGAAGTCTTTTCCAAACTTGAGCCCGATGAGCAATATGAATTGGTAAAGATGCTCACAGATGATGAAATCAAATCTATCTTCAAGAACATGGACCCTTCCGATAGGGCTGAACTTCTCGACGAACTGCCCGCCGATGTTGTTACCAAGTTGCTTTCGTTCCTACCTAAAAGTGAAAGAGAACAGACGCTTGAAGTGTTGAACTATCCCGAAAACTCTGCGGGTCGTTTGATGTCACCATATTTCATATATGTGACAAAGTCCATGACTGTTCAAAAAGCACTTGATAAGGTGCGCAAGTTTGGAAAAGACGCAGAGACAATTTATACAATTTTCGTAGTGGAAGAAGACAGAACTCTTATTGGAACTGTAAAACTCGAGGATTTGCTCTTCGCCGAACCCGATACATTGATTGAGGAAATATACACTCCCGACCCGATTTACGTTAAAACGAATACAGACCAAGAAGAAGTCGCTGAACTAATGAAGAAATACGATTTAAACGCCATTCCTGTAGTAGATAACGATATGAGGCTTGTTGGGATTATAACCATAGATGATATCGTTGATGTTATCGATGAAGAAGCAACGGAAGATATCCACAAAATGGCAGGTATGAGCGTTACAACAACATCTTATTTCCACACATCACCTCTGATTTTTATCAAAAACAGATTACCTTGGCTTTTAGGATTATTATTGCTTCAGAGTATTAGTGCGTACATAATCAGCAGTTTCGAAAGTGTTATAGCTGCTGTGCCAATACTTGCAGCCTTTATGGCAACGATGGTTGATGCTGGAGGAAACGTTGGTGGACAAAGTAGCACGCTCATAATCCGTAGTATGGCATTGGGGGATGTCGAACTCAAAGACTGGTGGAAAGTGTTACTTAGAGAAATTTACGTTGGACTGATACTCGGTTCAATACTCAGTGCTGTTCTTTTTGTTCGCGGATTTATGATTTCGCACGATGTGATGGTTAACGTTTCCGCAGCAATTTCATTACTCATCATCATTATATTTGCAAATGTTGTAGGTGCAATGCTACCATTCCTTGGTAAGCTGATGAGAATTGACCCTGCAGTCATGGCTGGTCCACTGATAACAACGGTGGCAGACCTTGGTGGTATGTGGATTTATTTTACCGTTGTCACACATATACTCGGAATAAAATAA